One genomic region from Microcoleus sp. FACHB-672 encodes:
- a CDS encoding PAS domain S-box protein — translation MIHHLLKRQLKKLGIREASPPQDAEVWQQFLMSVSRTYTQTDQQRCMLAHSLASTCGQMHELYINLRQSHDARIAAERNQLRAVISSLGAGLCLLDPAGCLQSINPEGERLLGWLESELIGKHFLELVETPSLLSVQDAPECAPGILPSGSICGGSREGCFQRRDGTMLPVSYVLNPIVENGVPVGAVLVFFDITERKRAEISLTRSEANNRALVNAIPDLMFRLNKEGTFLDFKAAKGTNFSLLIEREFLGKNVWGVLPPAVAQACVHYGEQALATGEVQIFEYQLLLNGYRCDYEARIVVSGEAEVLAIVRDMSERKLAEEALLQSEEKYRSVVDNIKEVIFQTDALGFFTFLNPAWTEITGYTRQESIGTHFFNYVHPHDHQQRQEYFQEPIEFQDDCCREQMRYLTKDGGVRWIEVNTQFIRDQENRLTGTFGTLNDITDRKQAEESLQYRIEFEQLLTTLSTNFINLAPDEMDTGINHALEVIGTFAGVDRSYIFQFKDDKIHLDNTHEWCAAGIQSQISALQEVPIAALPWLMTKLRQFENIYIPRVNDLPAEATAEKEHLLEQSIQSLIAVPMVCGRSLMGFVGFDSVVSEKTWPQESIALLKMVAEMLANALQRQCTEAQLQQAKEVAVREAARSAAANQAKSVFLANISHELRTPLNAIIGYSEMLQEEAEDLGYGEINPDLEKIRGAGNHLLALINDILDISKIEAGRMNLYVETIDLPTLVENVVNTIQPLVEKNNNTLEILCDAGLMMHADLTKVRQILLNLLSNAAKFTENGTITLTVSSNQKPEREGDSTIASLTPSTALPLSSQHKAFVTFTVADTGIGIPPEQLQTIFEAFTQADPSTTRKYGGTGLGLAISQRFCHMMGGEITVTSEVDVGSTFTVYLPAEVSDRKTVPQ, via the coding sequence ATGATTCATCATCTACTGAAGCGTCAATTGAAAAAACTTGGCATCCGAGAGGCGTCCCCACCTCAGGATGCCGAAGTATGGCAGCAATTTTTAATGTCGGTGAGTCGCACTTACACCCAAACTGACCAACAGCGCTGTATGCTGGCCCACTCGCTAGCCAGTACCTGCGGCCAGATGCACGAGCTTTACATAAATTTACGGCAATCCCATGATGCAAGAATAGCGGCAGAACGGAACCAGCTGAGGGCAGTGATCAGTTCCTTGGGGGCCGGTTTGTGCCTGCTTGATCCCGCTGGCTGCTTGCAGTCAATTAATCCAGAAGGCGAACGTCTTCTAGGGTGGCTAGAATCTGAATTAATCGGCAAACACTTTTTAGAATTGGTAGAAACGCCATCACTTTTGTCTGTACAAGACGCGCCTGAGTGCGCCCCAGGAATATTACCTTCAGGGTCAATCTGTGGTGGTAGCCGAGAAGGATGTTTTCAGCGTCGGGACGGCACAATGTTGCCGGTGTCTTATGTATTGAATCCAATCGTTGAGAATGGTGTGCCGGTGGGGGCAGTTCTCGTATTTTTTGACATTACAGAGCGCAAACGAGCGGAAATCTCACTGACCCGAAGCGAAGCTAACAATCGTGCTCTCGTTAATGCGATTCCAGATTTAATGTTTCGCCTCAACAAAGAGGGCACGTTTCTAGACTTTAAAGCTGCGAAAGGAACTAATTTTTCCCTATTGATAGAACGAGAATTTTTAGGGAAAAATGTGTGGGGAGTTTTGCCACCGGCAGTCGCCCAAGCGTGTGTCCACTATGGGGAGCAAGCTTTGGCAACGGGTGAGGTACAAATCTTTGAATATCAGTTACTACTAAATGGTTACCGCTGCGATTATGAGGCTCGAATTGTGGTGAGTGGAGAAGCGGAAGTTCTGGCGATTGTGCGTGATATGAGTGAGCGCAAACTAGCAGAGGAAGCACTTCTGCAAAGTGAGGAAAAGTATCGCTCTGTGGTTGATAACATCAAGGAGGTGATTTTTCAAACTGATGCATTGGGTTTTTTCACCTTTCTCAACCCAGCGTGGACAGAAATCACCGGCTACACACGCCAAGAAAGTATTGGCACTCATTTCTTTAATTACGTTCACCCACACGATCATCAACAACGGCAAGAATATTTCCAGGAGCCGATTGAATTTCAAGACGACTGCTGCCGCGAGCAAATGCGCTATTTAACAAAAGACGGCGGGGTTCGTTGGATTGAGGTGAATACCCAATTTATTCGAGATCAGGAAAACCGGCTGACTGGGACCTTCGGAACGCTCAATGACATTACAGATCGCAAGCAGGCAGAAGAGTCTTTGCAGTATCGCATTGAGTTTGAACAATTGCTCACCACGCTATCAACGAATTTTATTAATTTAGCCCCAGATGAAATGGACACCGGCATCAATCACGCTCTCGAAGTGATTGGCACCTTTGCCGGTGTGGATCGTAGTTATATTTTTCAATTCAAAGATGACAAAATTCACCTTGATAATACCCACGAGTGGTGCGCTGCCGGCATTCAATCGCAAATATCTGCTTTGCAAGAAGTGCCGATAGCAGCGTTGCCGTGGTTGATGACAAAACTCCGCCAATTTGAGAACATTTATATTCCCCGAGTGAACGATTTGCCGGCTGAAGCGACTGCTGAAAAAGAACATTTGCTTGAGCAAAGTATTCAATCACTGATCGCGGTGCCAATGGTTTGTGGTCGATCTTTAATGGGATTTGTCGGATTTGATTCGGTGGTGTCGGAAAAAACTTGGCCGCAAGAAAGCATTGCGCTGCTTAAAATGGTTGCGGAAATGCTCGCCAATGCCCTACAGCGCCAGTGTACTGAAGCACAATTACAACAGGCTAAAGAAGTCGCCGTCCGCGAAGCGGCGCGAAGTGCAGCCGCAAATCAAGCGAAAAGCGTATTTCTGGCTAATATTAGTCATGAACTCCGCACGCCGCTAAATGCGATTATCGGCTATAGCGAGATGCTGCAAGAAGAAGCCGAGGATTTAGGCTATGGGGAGATTAACCCGGATTTGGAAAAAATTCGAGGTGCCGGCAACCATTTACTCGCTTTAATTAACGATATTCTTGATATTTCTAAGATTGAAGCCGGTCGAATGAATCTTTATGTGGAAACCATCGATCTTCCCACCTTGGTTGAAAATGTGGTGAACACAATTCAGCCGCTTGTCGAGAAAAATAATAACACCCTAGAAATTTTGTGTGATGCCGGCTTAATGATGCACGCCGATCTCACCAAGGTGCGCCAGATCCTTTTAAACCTGCTCAGCAATGCTGCTAAATTTACCGAAAACGGCACAATTACTTTAACGGTTAGCAGCAACCAAAAGCCAGAGCGTGAGGGGGATTCTACCATTGCTTCCCTCACTCCTTCAACTGCTCTTCCACTGAGCAGCCAGCACAAGGCATTTGTGACTTTCACTGTCGCTGATACCGGCATCGGCATCCCCCCAGAGCAGTTACAGACTATCTTTGAGGCGTTCACACAAGCAGATCCATCCACCACACGCAAGTATGGCGGCACCGGCTTGGGGTTGGCTATCAGCCAGCGCTTCTGTCACATGATGGGTGGCGAAATTACTGTTACCAGTGAGGTGGATGTTGGCTCAACTTTTACAGTTTACCTGCCGGCTGAGGTGAGCGACCGGAAAACTGTCCCCCAGTGA
- the dtd gene encoding D-aminoacyl-tRNA deacylase has product MRVVVQRVKSSQVTVADCVIGQIGQGLNLLVGIAGTDTEAELEWMVRKCLDLRLFPDAGDEGVGRWEKSVLDIGGELLVVSQFTLYGDCRKGRRPSFDRSAPPDKARNLYEQFVAKLRQSGLRVETGEFGAMMQVFIENDGPVTLLLEREAG; this is encoded by the coding sequence ATGCGAGTCGTTGTCCAGCGCGTTAAATCATCTCAAGTGACGGTTGCCGATTGTGTGATTGGTCAAATTGGCCAGGGACTGAACTTGCTCGTTGGGATTGCTGGCACGGATACTGAAGCAGAACTTGAGTGGATGGTTCGCAAGTGCTTGGATCTGCGGCTGTTTCCGGATGCCGGGGATGAGGGTGTCGGTCGTTGGGAGAAATCAGTTTTAGACATTGGGGGTGAACTGCTTGTCGTCAGCCAGTTCACCCTCTACGGTGACTGCCGCAAAGGCCGCCGACCCTCCTTTGATCGTTCAGCACCCCCTGACAAAGCCCGGAACCTTTACGAACAGTTTGTCGCCAAGTTGCGGCAGAGTGGGTTGCGCGTAGAAACCGGCGAGTTTGGTGCCATGATGCAAGTCTTCATCGAAAATGATGGCCCTGTTACCTTGTTGCTAGAACGGGAAGCCGGTTGA
- the mreC gene encoding rod shape-determining protein MreC, producing the protein MYTLRRWWDRHGLQVALVVLAISAAWAVRYTQASIIFEVFQGVTRPFQSSPTKEEQLDKARMLARDERLVELEKQNQKLQELIGYVSANKDKGIVAPIVGRSPDHWWQQVTLGRGSNDNIQEGHIVTGPGGLVGRIVSVTPHTSRVLLISDPSSRVGVTLSRTRHMGFMRGHGANRAVMEFFDKVPEVRKGDIVATSPVSELFPAGIPVGRVESVNLSKSPAPEAIIELSAPMNALEWVIVTPTKPPAPTDTPQQQPETDTPQQQPEDDPQTSNEN; encoded by the coding sequence ATGTACACATTGCGTCGCTGGTGGGATCGGCATGGATTGCAAGTTGCACTGGTGGTTCTAGCCATCAGTGCGGCTTGGGCAGTGCGCTATACCCAAGCCTCAATCATCTTTGAAGTCTTCCAAGGGGTAACCCGTCCTTTTCAATCAAGTCCCACAAAAGAAGAGCAACTCGATAAAGCCCGGATGCTAGCGCGGGACGAACGGTTAGTCGAACTGGAAAAGCAAAATCAAAAGTTACAAGAGTTAATCGGTTATGTTTCTGCCAATAAAGACAAAGGCATTGTCGCACCTATTGTGGGGCGTAGTCCCGATCACTGGTGGCAGCAAGTAACCTTGGGTCGCGGCAGTAACGATAATATCCAAGAAGGCCATATTGTCACCGGCCCGGGTGGTTTAGTAGGCCGGATCGTTAGCGTCACCCCCCATACTAGCCGCGTTCTGCTGATCAGCGATCCTAGCAGTCGCGTGGGCGTCACGCTCAGCCGCACCCGCCACATGGGTTTTATGCGGGGACATGGCGCTAACCGAGCAGTAATGGAATTTTTTGATAAAGTGCCAGAAGTTCGCAAAGGGGATATTGTTGCCACTTCACCCGTGAGCGAGCTGTTTCCCGCCGGCATTCCTGTGGGACGCGTCGAGTCAGTGAATCTGAGCAAAAGCCCCGCTCCTGAAGCCATTATCGAGCTTTCTGCGCCCATGAATGCCTTAGAGTGGGTGATTGTTACCCCAACCAAACCACCGGCTCCCACAGATACTCCTCAACAGCAGCCCGAAACAGATACTCCTCAACAGCAGCCCGAAGATGATCCTCAAACCAGCAATGAGAACTAG
- a CDS encoding response regulator gives MTKILLVEDNEMNRDMLSRRLIRKGYEVVIATDGAQGVEMAKSEAPDLILMDMGLPVLDGWQATQQIKAVPTTRAIPVIALTAHAIAGDREKCLEAGCDDYDTKPVEFVRLLGKIETLLDKAAKA, from the coding sequence ATGACTAAAATTTTGCTGGTCGAAGATAACGAGATGAATCGCGATATGCTTTCGCGGCGTCTGATTCGTAAAGGGTACGAAGTTGTAATCGCGACAGATGGTGCTCAAGGTGTGGAAATGGCCAAATCTGAAGCTCCCGACTTGATTTTGATGGATATGGGGTTGCCGGTGTTGGACGGTTGGCAGGCAACCCAGCAAATTAAAGCAGTCCCGACAACCCGGGCGATTCCAGTAATTGCCTTAACAGCTCACGCAATAGCCGGTGATCGGGAAAAGTGTTTGGAAGCCGGCTGCGACGATTATGACACCAAACCCGTGGAATTTGTCCGGCTTTTAGGCAAAATAGAGACACTTCTGGACAAAGCAGCCAAAGCATGA
- the mreD gene encoding rod shape-determining protein MreD, which yields MRTSSRRSRVSHWHPQTRRLLNALVTVGSVLLCLLILPTRIPGMALLGIGPNWLLIWVVAWSVKRTAFLGAAAGFALGLLQDGMTASHPTHALSLAVVGILTARLQKQRYVQEDFISVALIVFGMAILAETVTAIQYSFYSERTLAEIWNSHQLVALSSAILSSLWAPVVYFPLNRWWERIRSIETP from the coding sequence ATGAGAACTAGCTCTCGTCGCAGCAGGGTGTCTCATTGGCATCCCCAAACTCGCCGGCTGCTCAATGCGTTGGTAACCGTTGGCTCTGTACTTTTATGCTTACTGATCCTGCCTACCCGTATCCCAGGAATGGCTCTGCTCGGTATTGGCCCTAACTGGTTGTTAATTTGGGTAGTTGCCTGGAGTGTTAAACGTACAGCCTTTCTAGGAGCCGCCGCTGGGTTCGCTTTGGGGCTGCTTCAAGACGGCATGACAGCCTCCCATCCCACCCATGCTCTTAGCCTTGCTGTGGTCGGAATTTTGACCGCTCGTTTACAAAAACAACGGTACGTTCAGGAAGATTTTATTTCTGTCGCCTTAATTGTGTTTGGCATGGCTATTCTGGCTGAAACAGTCACGGCTATTCAGTACAGTTTTTATAGCGAACGTACTCTGGCTGAAATTTGGAACTCCCACCAGCTTGTAGCGCTTTCCTCTGCCATTCTCAGCAGCTTATGGGCACCTGTTGTTTATTTTCCGCTGAATCGTTGGTGGGAGCGCATTAGGTCAATTGAAACGCCTTAA
- a CDS encoding adenylate/guanylate cyclase domain-containing protein, translating into MTLDQAAVLVVDDIEANRDLLGRRLKRHGYTVTVAEDGSQALELMQAQPFDLVLLDIMMPKMNGYQVLEQLKADSSLRHIPVIMISAVDDLDSVVKCIELGAEDYLTKPFNPVLLKARISACLEKKRLRDQEQAFLKQLQAEQEKSERLLLNILPKPIAEKLKQGWNTIADSFAEVTVLFADIVDFTKLSAQVSPTDLVNLLNDIFSTFDRLAEQHGLEKIKTIGDAYMVVGGLPVPSANHALAIAEMALDMQDAIAQFNTQREQPFSIRIGINTGPVVAGVIGTHKFTYDLWGDTVNIASRMESQGIIGKIQVTSATYERLRERYKFEDRGLIDVKGKGEMRTYLLLDRQS; encoded by the coding sequence ATGACCCTCGACCAAGCTGCCGTGCTGGTAGTTGATGATATTGAAGCGAACCGCGATTTGCTCGGACGCCGGTTAAAACGGCATGGTTATACCGTAACCGTTGCCGAAGATGGCTCTCAAGCGCTAGAGCTGATGCAAGCACAGCCGTTCGACTTGGTACTCCTCGACATCATGATGCCAAAAATGAACGGCTATCAGGTGCTTGAGCAGCTCAAAGCAGACTCCTCCCTGCGGCATATTCCAGTGATTATGATCTCGGCAGTGGACGACCTAGATAGTGTCGTCAAGTGCATTGAGTTGGGGGCAGAAGACTACTTAACCAAGCCTTTCAACCCCGTATTGCTCAAAGCCCGCATTAGCGCCTGTCTGGAAAAGAAACGCTTGCGCGATCAAGAACAAGCTTTTTTAAAACAATTGCAAGCTGAACAGGAAAAATCTGAACGCCTGCTGCTCAACATCTTGCCCAAACCCATTGCCGAAAAGCTGAAACAGGGTTGGAATACGATTGCCGACAGCTTTGCCGAGGTGACTGTTTTATTTGCCGACATTGTTGACTTTACAAAGCTTTCAGCTCAAGTATCTCCGACAGACCTGGTTAACTTACTCAACGATATTTTTTCAACATTTGACCGACTGGCTGAACAACACGGCTTAGAGAAAATCAAAACAATTGGGGACGCTTATATGGTAGTCGGTGGGCTGCCGGTGCCCAGCGCTAATCACGCCCTCGCGATTGCTGAAATGGCGCTGGATATGCAGGACGCTATCGCTCAATTTAACACCCAGCGCGAACAACCCTTTAGTATCCGCATCGGAATCAACACCGGACCCGTCGTTGCCGGCGTAATTGGTACTCACAAATTCACTTACGATTTATGGGGTGACACCGTTAACATTGCCAGCCGCATGGAATCACAGGGAATTATCGGCAAAATTCAGGTGACATCTGCCACTTATGAGCGACTCCGTGAGCGTTATAAATTTGAGGATCGCGGTTTAATTGATGTCAAGGGTAAAGGAGAGATGAGGACGTATTTGCTCCTCGACAGACAATCGTAG
- a CDS encoding PAS domain S-box protein, which yields MKFQLPHDLAGVSRACLILAAVWAFYQLEQQRFCQGNYKLKLQYHKSSRARLESALDSPQFLTPSLAACISAYALQWVVKMPNFNSLSLVPAQWWQIGGGLLLLSTGILVYILVRYVKQLTAQAVSNSEEKFSKAFLASPDAITISTLKEGRFIEVNNSFLRITGYNRQEIIGYTSAERNIWANPDQRAQMLQLFQETGAVANQEIEVRKKAGEIGVGLISAEIINLGGQKCLLTITRDITERKQAEQALKMSETNYRAIFDSATDAIVVHDWETGRILDVNQKMCELFGYSAEEARSLNLDVLSADQPPYTKKRARQWVIKAAAGQPQLFEWLCQDKAGQPIWVEVNLKRVPLKGKDRLLAIVRDISERKWTEQALRNIAEGVSAATGEAFFRSLVQYLAKTLEVEWAFIGQLDKQSTIVETIAVCAHGEIADNFKYSLPYTPCENVVGKHLCCYPQGVQQEFPLDQLLVEMGVEGYMGAPLFNSAGSPLGILVVLSAKPLSNTQLAASMLRIFAMRAASELERKQAEEHLQRAKEVAEAANTAKSKFLANISHELRTPLNAIIGYSEMLQEDVEDAGNVEFVPDLQKIHAAGKHLLALINDILDISKIEAGKMELCLETFNIEALIDEVVSTAGPLIEKNSNTVEILGLDTQGEGSPQAATMHADLTKVRQILLNLLSNAAKFTEGGRITLTVTREEKHGSGELEVVNPESLIVFSVRDTGIGMSSEQVEKVFQPFTQADASTTRKYGGTGLGLAITRHFCQMMGGEINVESEVGVGSTFTVRLPAQVIDLAAVSVPVERLRGGDGETGKPIETLSVNSEPSSLPLVLVIDDDPAVRDLLERHLVKQGFGIASAGSGKDGLQLAKALRPAAITLDVMMPDMDGWAVLAALKSDPEVADIPVIVLTIADNQKIGFALGASDYLTKPVEYKRLVDLLKRYGRLHSSAGSAGQILMITGDTMQRQMLRNLLEKEGWSVTEAESGSDAVGLLAQSQPNLILLDLMLPKMDGFQFITEVRRTLAGRSVPVVVLTAMELTPVERQYLTENVELILQKGACSYEDLLGEVRDLLTTSIDRRGQ from the coding sequence ATGAAATTCCAGCTTCCGCATGACTTGGCAGGGGTGTCAAGAGCTTGTTTGATTCTAGCCGCCGTTTGGGCATTCTATCAGTTAGAACAACAGCGATTTTGTCAAGGAAATTATAAATTAAAACTTCAGTATCACAAAAGCTCTCGCGCTCGGCTGGAAAGTGCCTTAGACTCACCGCAATTTCTGACGCCCAGTTTGGCTGCTTGTATTTCCGCTTACGCGCTTCAGTGGGTAGTAAAAATGCCAAACTTCAACAGCTTGAGCTTAGTGCCGGCTCAGTGGTGGCAAATTGGGGGTGGGTTGCTGCTATTGTCCACCGGCATTCTTGTCTACATTCTTGTGCGCTATGTGAAACAACTGACAGCACAAGCGGTGTCGAACTCCGAAGAAAAGTTCTCCAAAGCCTTTCTTGCCAGTCCCGACGCCATCACAATCAGCACCCTTAAAGAAGGGCGTTTTATTGAAGTGAATAACAGTTTCCTGCGAATCACCGGCTACAACCGGCAAGAAATCATAGGTTACACCTCAGCAGAGCGTAACATCTGGGCCAATCCAGATCAACGTGCCCAAATGCTGCAACTTTTTCAAGAAACCGGCGCTGTTGCTAACCAGGAAATCGAAGTTCGCAAAAAAGCCGGTGAAATTGGAGTGGGACTGATTTCCGCAGAAATTATCAACTTGGGCGGACAAAAATGCCTGCTTACAATCACGCGCGACATCACCGAACGCAAGCAAGCAGAACAAGCGTTAAAAATGTCCGAGACAAATTACCGGGCGATTTTTGACAGCGCCACTGACGCAATTGTGGTTCATGATTGGGAAACCGGCAGGATACTCGATGTCAACCAGAAAATGTGCGAGCTTTTCGGCTATAGCGCTGAAGAAGCCCGCAGCCTCAATTTGGATGTTTTAAGTGCCGATCAACCCCCCTACACCAAAAAACGAGCGCGGCAGTGGGTGATTAAAGCAGCAGCCGGTCAACCCCAGCTATTTGAATGGCTGTGTCAAGACAAAGCCGGCCAGCCGATCTGGGTAGAAGTCAACCTCAAACGGGTTCCCCTGAAAGGAAAAGATCGGTTGCTGGCAATCGTGCGCGACATCTCGGAACGCAAATGGACAGAACAGGCATTGCGAAATATTGCTGAAGGCGTTTCGGCAGCAACGGGAGAGGCATTTTTCCGCTCTTTAGTTCAATATCTAGCCAAAACTCTGGAGGTAGAGTGGGCTTTTATCGGTCAGTTAGATAAACAAAGCACCATAGTCGAAACGATCGCCGTATGCGCTCACGGTGAGATTGCTGATAATTTCAAGTACAGTTTGCCCTATACCCCCTGCGAAAACGTCGTGGGAAAACACCTGTGTTGCTATCCCCAAGGCGTTCAACAGGAATTTCCTTTAGATCAATTACTCGTTGAAATGGGAGTTGAGGGGTATATGGGAGCGCCTCTGTTTAATAGTGCCGGCTCTCCACTGGGCATCTTAGTCGTACTCAGTGCGAAACCCCTATCAAACACCCAACTCGCTGCCTCTATGCTGCGAATTTTTGCCATGCGTGCTGCCTCCGAATTGGAACGCAAGCAAGCCGAGGAACACCTGCAACGGGCCAAAGAAGTTGCGGAAGCTGCCAACACTGCCAAGAGCAAGTTTCTCGCCAACATCAGCCACGAGTTGCGAACACCGCTTAATGCGATCATCGGCTACAGCGAGATGCTTCAAGAAGACGTTGAGGATGCGGGAAATGTAGAGTTCGTTCCGGACTTACAGAAGATTCACGCTGCCGGCAAACACTTGCTTGCCTTAATTAACGACATCCTTGATATCTCGAAAATCGAGGCCGGCAAGATGGAACTTTGCCTAGAAACGTTTAATATCGAAGCTTTAATTGATGAGGTTGTCAGCACTGCCGGCCCGCTGATCGAGAAAAATAGTAACACGGTAGAAATTTTGGGGTTAGACACTCAAGGCGAGGGATCACCTCAAGCAGCCACCATGCACGCCGATCTCACAAAAGTGCGGCAAATACTTTTAAACTTGCTAAGCAATGCCGCCAAATTCACCGAAGGTGGCCGAATTACGCTGACAGTGACTCGTGAAGAGAAACATGGATCGGGGGAATTGGAAGTTGTGAACCCTGAATCTTTGATCGTTTTTAGTGTCCGAGACACCGGCATCGGCATGAGTTCAGAACAGGTGGAAAAAGTGTTTCAACCCTTTACGCAAGCCGACGCCTCCACCACACGTAAATATGGCGGCACCGGCTTGGGATTGGCAATTACGCGCCACTTTTGCCAGATGATGGGGGGCGAGATTAATGTAGAAAGCGAAGTGGGAGTTGGTTCGACTTTCACCGTGCGCTTGCCGGCACAAGTAATCGATCTCGCTGCTGTGTCTGTCCCTGTTGAGCGTTTGAGAGGAGGAGACGGGGAAACGGGGAAACCGATAGAAACGCTTTCTGTCAACAGTGAACCCTCATCACTCCCCTTGGTACTGGTGATTGATGATGATCCAGCCGTGCGTGATTTACTGGAGCGTCATTTAGTTAAACAGGGGTTTGGCATTGCCAGTGCCGGCAGCGGCAAGGACGGGTTACAGTTAGCCAAAGCCCTGCGTCCTGCCGCCATCACCCTCGATGTTATGATGCCCGATATGGATGGGTGGGCGGTGTTGGCAGCGCTCAAATCCGATCCCGAAGTTGCAGATATTCCGGTGATTGTGCTGACAATTGCGGACAACCAAAAGATTGGCTTCGCTTTAGGGGCGTCAGATTATTTAACCAAGCCGGTTGAATATAAGCGTCTAGTTGACTTGTTAAAGCGATATGGACGTTTGCACAGTAGTGCCGGCAGTGCCGGTCAAATTTTGATGATCACTGGCGACACGATGCAAAGGCAGATGCTGCGGAACCTACTAGAAAAAGAAGGATGGAGTGTCACTGAAGCCGAAAGTGGAAGTGACGCAGTCGGCTTGCTTGCTCAGAGCCAGCCAAACTTAATCTTATTAGACCTGATGCTGCCGAAGATGGACGGATTTCAGTTCATCACAGAAGTCCGCCGCACTCTAGCCGGACGATCCGTGCCGGTTGTGGTGCTAACGGCGATGGAACTCACGCCGGTAGAACGGCAGTACCTCACCGAAAACGTCGAGCTAATTCTTCAAAAAGGAGCTTGCAGCTACGAAGATTTGTTGGGCGAAGTTCGCGATTTATTAACCACCAGCATTGATCGCAGAGGGCAGTAG
- a CDS encoding HAD family hydrolase, which yields MQGSTSANSNDPLSRGGSDAFPFASGMTVFCDFDGPIIDVSERYYSTYQLGLAETEASYKDQGICLHLQRLTQEQFWQMKQARLPDIEIAMRSGLQGQEVDVFVQRVSQIVNQPNLLHKDRLQPGVQWALALLHSRGMRLVLVTLRRQTQATQILENYGLANLFTCIQGTEDDHSAYHNYSDVKKQLLAEVMAQQNVLPASAWMIGDTEADILAGQALEIPTIALTCGLRSRFYLQQFQPTRITSDLLSAVHYLLGCTQAIAV from the coding sequence ATGCAAGGAAGCACATCTGCTAACTCAAATGACCCGCTATCTAGAGGCGGCTCGGACGCCTTTCCATTTGCTTCGGGAATGACAGTCTTCTGTGACTTTGACGGCCCGATTATTGATGTTTCTGAGCGATACTACAGCACCTATCAGCTAGGATTAGCTGAGACTGAGGCTTCATACAAAGATCAAGGCATCTGTTTACACCTCCAGAGACTGACGCAAGAGCAGTTCTGGCAAATGAAGCAAGCTCGCCTCCCTGATATTGAAATTGCCATGCGTTCGGGTTTGCAGGGACAGGAAGTGGATGTATTTGTGCAGCGGGTGAGCCAGATCGTGAATCAGCCGAATTTATTGCACAAAGATCGCTTACAACCTGGGGTTCAGTGGGCGTTAGCTTTGCTGCATTCGCGAGGAATGCGGCTGGTGTTAGTGACGTTACGCCGGCAAACTCAAGCCACCCAAATTTTAGAGAATTACGGCTTAGCGAACCTATTTACTTGTATTCAGGGAACTGAAGACGACCACTCGGCTTATCACAATTACTCAGACGTGAAAAAACAGCTGTTAGCTGAAGTCATGGCTCAGCAAAATGTGTTGCCGGCTTCAGCCTGGATGATCGGCGATACAGAAGCAGATATTTTGGCTGGACAAGCTTTAGAAATACCGACAATTGCCTTGACTTGCGGGCTGCGGAGCCGTTTTTACTTGCAGCAATTCCAGCCAACCCGGATTACTTCAGATTTGCTCTCTGCGGTGCATTACCTGTTAGGTTGCACCCAAGCCATTGCAGTTTAG
- the surE gene encoding 5'/3'-nucleotidase SurE — MKLLISNDDGIFAPGIRTLADTLAAAGHEVTVVCPDRERSATGHGLTLHQPIRAEVVESVFHPTIKAWSCSGTPADCVKLALWALLESPPDLVLSGINQGQNLGSDILYSGTVSAAMEGLLEGIPSIAFSLVSYTTHSFEPAANFAVALVAQLAEQPLPSLMLLNVNIPPVGQEEIAGVALTRLGVRRYIDIFQKRVDPRGKTYYWLAGEVVEEIEASANPDLPEQLPTDVRKIRDNYITITPLHYNLTDFTGLQTLQSWKFPWTISQTKALE, encoded by the coding sequence ATGAAACTCCTCATCAGTAATGACGACGGCATCTTTGCTCCTGGCATCCGCACTCTTGCCGACACGCTTGCAGCCGCCGGCCATGAAGTGACCGTAGTCTGCCCAGATCGAGAGCGCTCAGCGACCGGCCACGGCCTTACCTTGCATCAACCGATCCGTGCTGAAGTTGTAGAGTCGGTTTTTCACCCCACGATCAAAGCTTGGTCATGTTCTGGAACACCTGCCGACTGCGTCAAGTTAGCTTTATGGGCATTACTCGAAAGCCCTCCAGATTTGGTGCTCTCTGGCATCAACCAGGGCCAAAACTTGGGAAGTGATATTCTGTACTCCGGCACCGTTTCAGCAGCAATGGAAGGGCTTTTAGAAGGCATTCCGAGCATCGCTTTCAGTCTGGTGAGCTACACCACCCACAGCTTTGAACCGGCAGCGAATTTCGCAGTTGCCTTAGTAGCTCAGCTTGCCGAACAGCCCCTGCCCTCACTGATGCTGCTCAATGTCAACATCCCACCTGTCGGGCAAGAAGAAATTGCCGGTGTTGCCCTCACCCGTTTAGGAGTGCGTCGGTACATTGATATTTTCCAGAAGCGGGTTGATCCGCGCGGAAAAACTTATTACTGGCTAGCCGGTGAGGTTGTTGAAGAAATTGAAGCAAGCGCCAATCCCGATCTTCCCGAACAGTTACCGACCGACGTGCGGAAAATTCGCGACAACTACATCACAATTACCCCACTGCATTACAATCTCACAGACTTTACAGGACTTCAAACCTTGCAATCATGGAAATTTCCCTGGACAATTTCCCAAACAAAAGCCCTAGAGTGA